Genomic window (Akkermansiaceae bacterium):
AATCCGTCCACAGGCGTTCGAACCGTTGTTGCTCGCTTTCCATGATATCAGGTGATGGTTCCTTCCATGCGCTGCTCCAGGCACTGCTGGAGCTTCCGGCGCAATTTCCAAAGCTGTTTCTTGACCGCAGGCACGGAGCGCTCGCTCAGCCTCGCCATCTCCTCAAGGGATATTTCGTCATAATACCGCCATTTCAGGAGGCACGCCAGATCCTGGCTGAGGGAGGCCATGCACTTCTTCAGATGCCCCACCTGGGTCATCAGATGCTCAGGCTCCACCTCCGCCTCGCCGTGGAGCTTCTGCAGCAGATCCGGCGCGTACCGTGAGTGATAGTCCGCGATCCGGCGCAGACGCGTCGTCTCCGTCTTCAACTGCCAGCGCGCGATGCTGAAAAGCCAAGCACCGAAATTGGTTCCCTCCTCGAATTCATGAATCCGGGTGTAGGCGGCAATGAAGCTCTTTTGCGCGATCTCATCCGCGTCCACCCCGGGCGGCGACAGCGTGGCCAGCCACGCACGCAAAGGACGCTCGAAGCGGTATACGACCACTTCGAAGGCATCGGCATCACCCTGCTTGATGCGCCTGATGCACCCGTCGTCCGGATCTTCTGAAAGATACTCCTTCACGTCTGTCCGTACCGTTATGGCACGATCCGGTTCCAGGTTACCCTCAAACTCATTTTCCAAGCCTGCTTCCGCTGAAATATTCATAATTAACTGTTTATCAATAATTAAAACGCAAACAGCATGATACGGGACCTCCTTTCTGTTTTTGTCATTTCTCCGGATCCGCGGAGAACGTCAGATCATCCACAAGAAAGCTCCTGCAGCTCCGCCTTAGCCATGTGCATGTGGCCAAAGATCGGATCCGGGGGTTAGCGAGCAGCCACCTGGCTGAAGCAGCGTTGATGTTCGCCAAAAGATTGAAAAGCACCACGGGCATAGTAGACTCCTGCTCATGGCAACGCTTTTCGAAGTTCAGAAAGCTGCGGACGAACTGAACAGCGAGGACCGCGCTGGACTAGTCGCCCACCTCCTTTCTTCTTTCTCCTCGGCTCCGTTGGGACCGGACGATGACGAGGTTGATCGCCGGGAGACCGAGTTGGATTCAGGTCAGATTACGGCCCTGAGCCATGCAGAATTTTTATCGGCAGTTGGCCGTCAATGAGATCCCTCTCCTATCATCCGCGTGTTCCGTCGGAGGTCGGGGAGATACTCGCCTATTACGAGGGAATATCCCAGATACTCACCGACGATTTCTGGGCCGAACTCACACAGGCCCTGGAATACGCCCGCGAATATCCAACCCGCCACCATTTTGATCCCAGCGGCCGCCGACGTGGCAATTTGAGCCGCTTCCCGTATCATTTCCTATTTCGGGTATTTCCGACAACCGTCAGAATCACCGCGGTAAGGCACAACGGCCGAAATCCAACCCACGGAAGTCGCCGCCAATAACAACAAAGCGAATCCTTTCCACGTGAGAAAAGGATTCGCCCGTCCAAAGTCCGCGCTCCATTTCACATCCTCTCCGGAACCCGGATGCCGAGCAGGCCGAGGCCCTGTTTCAGCACGCGGGAGGTGAGTTCGCAGAGCGAGAGGCGGCTGTCGCGCACCGCTGTCTCCGCCTTCAGCACCGGGCAGGCTTCGAAGAAGGAGTGGAAGGCACGCGCCACCTCCAGCAGGTAGTTCGCCAGCAGGTTCGGGCGGAAATCATCCAGAATGGTCGGCACGACCTCCCCGAAGCGGACCAGCAGGCGGGCGAGGTGGATTTCCTGTTCCTCCGCCAGCGAAACGGGGGCGAGATCCTTGGGAGCCTCATCGCCCAGCTTCCGCCAGATGGAGCGGCTGCGGACGTAGGCGTTCTGGAGGTAGGGCGCGGTGTCCCCCTGGAGGGCCAGCATTTTCTCCAGGTCGAACACGTAGTCGGAACTGCGGTGGTGGGCCAGTTCGGTGAACTTCACCGCGCTGATGCCGATGAGTTCGGCCAGATCCTTCCGTTCTTCGTCCGTTTCCACGCGGGATCGCTCCGCGACCGCCACACCGGCGGCGGCCACCGCTTCATCGAGGAGGTCCGCCAGTTGGGGGAGGTCCCCCGAACGGGTTTTCAGGGGCTTGCCGTCCTTGCCGAGGATCGTGCCGAAGGAAATGTGGCGCAGGTCCATGCCATCGAGATCGAGGCGCGCGGCGACATCGAAAAGCTGCTGGAAATGCAAGGACTGGCGGTGGTCCACCACATACCAGACGGAGTCTGCCTTCCACTGGGAACGGCGGTATTCCAGCGTGGCGAGGTCGGTCGTGGCGTAGTTGAAGCCGCCGTCGCTCTTGCGGACGATCATCGGGAAATCCCCCCAGCCGCTCTCGTTCCGCACTTTGAATGGGTCCGCTTCCGGCTTCTTCGTTTCGTCGGAGAACACACAGACGGCTCCCTCGCTCATGCGGGCGATGCCGTTGCCGAGCAGTTCATCCACCAAGCCCGCCAGACGGTCGTTGTAGAAGCTCTCACCCAGCCAGTGGTCGAAGCTGACGTCGAGGCGGCCATAGATCTTCTGCAGGCCCGCCTTGGAAAGGTCGATGCAGCGCTGCCAGATGCCGAGGTTCTCCGGATCCCCGGCCTGGAGCTTCACCAGCTCCGCCTTGCACAGCTCGCGGATCTCCGGATCCTCCTTGCCGGCGTTGTTCACCTCGCGGTAGAGCCGCACCAGCTCGGTGATGGGGTCCGCCTCAAGCGCTTCCGCATTCAGGTGGTTCTTCCATCCGAAGAGGATCATCCCGAACTGGGTCCCCCAGTCGCCGATGTGGTTGTCCGAGATGACGTTGTAGCCCAGCGAGCGGGCAACGCGGCAGAGCGTGTCACCGATGATGGTCGAGCGGATGTGGCCAACGTGCATGGGTTTCGCCACGTTCGGCGCGGAGAAATCCACCACCACGGTCTTTCCTTCCCCGATCTGCGGCACACCGAGACGGGCGTCACCCAGGAGTTCCGTGGAGAGAAGGGCGTAGGCTTCCGGGAAAATCCGGAAATTCAGGAAACCCGGCCCGGCGATTTCCGCCGCGGCGATCCCGGCGAGGTCGATCCTGTCGATGATTTCCTGTGCCAGCGCGCGGGGGTTCTTGCCATGCCTTTTTGCCAGCACCATCGCCGCATTCGACTGGTAGTCACCAAAGCGGAGATCCGCCGCAGGGGTCACCGCGGCGGGAGTAGGCTCGCCCAGAACGGATTCGAGGGCGAGGGCAAGACGGGATTCGAGAAGCTGGAGGAGCGTCATGGCTTGCGGGGATGTTCCGCACAAACGACGCGGAGGGGAAGCCGAAGTTAAGGATTCGGTGAACCGGTGCGGGATGGCCGGGAATCGAGGATCGCCAGCATGTCCTCCTCGCTGTCCGCCTCCACGAGCTGGCGGCGGACTTCCGCGTTGGTGAACATCTTCGCGATCGCCGCCAAGGTCCGCAGATGGAGGTGGTAGTCCTTCCGCGGGACAATGAAGAGGATGATGAGCTGGACGGGCTTTTCATCCAGCGCCTGGTAGTCGATGCCCTCCCTGGACCGGCCGAAAATGGCGACCACCTCATCCAGTTCATCGGAAAACGCGTGGGGGATCGCCACACCACCGCCGATGCCGGTGCTGACCTGTTCCTCGCGGGCCTTCAGGGAGGCCAGGACGCCCTCGGCCTGTTCTTCCGGTAGCTTCCCACAGGCCACAAGCCTACCCACCAGTTCCACGATGGAAGCCCAGTGTTCGCCCGCCTTCACATCCAGAAGGATTT
Coding sequences:
- a CDS encoding sigma-70 family RNA polymerase sigma factor, with translation MKEYLSEDPDDGCIRRIKQGDADAFEVVVYRFERPLRAWLATLSPPGVDADEIAQKSFIAAYTRIHEFEEGTNFGAWLFSIARWQLKTETTRLRRIADYHSRYAPDLLQKLHGEAEVEPEHLMTQVGHLKKCMASLSQDLACLLKWRYYDEISLEEMARLSERSVPAVKKQLWKLRRKLQQCLEQRMEGTIT
- the argS gene encoding arginine--tRNA ligase, encoding MTLLQLLESRLALALESVLGEPTPAAVTPAADLRFGDYQSNAAMVLAKRHGKNPRALAQEIIDRIDLAGIAAAEIAGPGFLNFRIFPEAYALLSTELLGDARLGVPQIGEGKTVVVDFSAPNVAKPMHVGHIRSTIIGDTLCRVARSLGYNVISDNHIGDWGTQFGMILFGWKNHLNAEALEADPITELVRLYREVNNAGKEDPEIRELCKAELVKLQAGDPENLGIWQRCIDLSKAGLQKIYGRLDVSFDHWLGESFYNDRLAGLVDELLGNGIARMSEGAVCVFSDETKKPEADPFKVRNESGWGDFPMIVRKSDGGFNYATTDLATLEYRRSQWKADSVWYVVDHRQSLHFQQLFDVAARLDLDGMDLRHISFGTILGKDGKPLKTRSGDLPQLADLLDEAVAAAGVAVAERSRVETDEERKDLAELIGISAVKFTELAHHRSSDYVFDLEKMLALQGDTAPYLQNAYVRSRSIWRKLGDEAPKDLAPVSLAEEQEIHLARLLVRFGEVVPTILDDFRPNLLANYLLEVARAFHSFFEACPVLKAETAVRDSRLSLCELTSRVLKQGLGLLGIRVPERM
- a CDS encoding PTS sugar transporter subunit IIA; translated protein: MKLAQLLSPDQILLDVKAGEHWASIVELVGRLVACGKLPEEQAEGVLASLKAREEQVSTGIGGGVAIPHAFSDELDEVVAIFGRSREGIDYQALDEKPVQLIILFIVPRKDYHLHLRTLAAIAKMFTNAEVRRQLVEADSEEDMLAILDSRPSRTGSPNP